Proteins encoded by one window of Pyxidicoccus trucidator:
- a CDS encoding AraC family transcriptional regulator gives MHVPRAHATRHESAEGSWELVSGAPDPRLREYVLGSYMGYSERTPGPMRRRELPSPQVVLIIDFGPALRVFDSRDPSRSARHASGFVAGLDDAFSLTETPGAMSGVQVNFTPVGARLFFGLPMRHLARRVVGLDEVFGAEGPLLTEQLHDAPGWEARFVLLDRLLLRRILEARAISDCVTWAWQRLQASGGVVEIGALADELGYSQKHLISRFNEELGLPPKLLARLVRFDRVIQRLKAGSPESWASIAYAHGYYDQAHLIRDFRQFAGSPPGEFLRRQLPGMGGTRGD, from the coding sequence ATGCACGTTCCCCGCGCCCACGCCACGCGCCATGAGTCGGCCGAAGGCTCGTGGGAGCTGGTGTCCGGCGCTCCGGACCCACGGCTCCGCGAGTACGTCCTCGGTTCCTACATGGGCTACAGCGAGCGCACGCCAGGACCCATGCGCCGCCGGGAGCTGCCCTCGCCGCAGGTGGTGCTCATCATCGACTTCGGCCCAGCGCTGCGCGTCTTCGACTCGCGCGACCCGAGCCGGTCCGCGCGTCATGCCTCCGGCTTCGTCGCCGGCCTGGACGACGCGTTCTCCCTCACCGAGACACCGGGCGCGATGAGCGGCGTGCAGGTCAACTTCACGCCCGTGGGCGCGCGGCTGTTCTTCGGCCTGCCCATGCGTCACCTGGCGCGCAGGGTGGTGGGACTCGACGAGGTCTTCGGCGCCGAGGGCCCGCTGCTGACGGAGCAACTCCACGACGCTCCCGGCTGGGAGGCCCGTTTCGTGTTGCTCGACAGGCTGCTCCTCCGCCGCATCCTCGAGGCCCGCGCCATCTCCGACTGCGTGACGTGGGCCTGGCAACGGCTCCAGGCGAGTGGGGGCGTGGTGGAGATTGGCGCGCTCGCGGACGAGCTGGGCTACAGCCAGAAGCACCTCATCAGCCGCTTCAACGAGGAGCTGGGCCTGCCGCCCAAGCTGTTGGCGCGGCTCGTCCGCTTCGACCGCGTCATCCAACGGCTCAAGGCTGGCAGCCCTGAGAGCTGGGCCAGCATCGCGTACGCGCACGGCTACTACGACCAGGCCCACCTGATACGCGACTTCCGCCAGTTTGCCGGAAGCCCTCCGGGTGAGTTCCTCCGGCGTCAGCTTCCAGGCATGGGCGGCACGCGAGGCGACTGA
- a CDS encoding response regulator produces the protein MTGVPVDAPQPPAAPPTTPIRVFVVEDQTKILKNQLRLFEGHQDIDIVGTALSGEAALDEVPKLMPDVLLLDLGLPRMSGIDVTREVKARFPQIEILIFTIFDEEDKVLEAVKAGASGYLLKGAPVDKIIEAIKEVRAGGTVIQPNLARRLLRHFRVDPDSGPVPTEPVAAPEPPPEAPSQQEPPLKPLSDREREILQLIAKGVSNSEAARLLTLSKATIRTHLEHIYRKLEVTNRVEAVTEGIRKGLISV, from the coding sequence ATGACCGGAGTCCCCGTGGACGCCCCGCAGCCTCCCGCCGCGCCCCCTACGACGCCCATCCGCGTCTTCGTGGTGGAAGACCAGACGAAGATCCTCAAGAACCAGCTCCGCCTCTTCGAGGGCCACCAGGACATCGACATCGTCGGCACCGCGCTGTCCGGCGAGGCCGCGCTGGACGAGGTGCCGAAGCTGATGCCGGACGTGCTCCTGCTGGACCTGGGGCTGCCGCGCATGAGCGGTATCGACGTGACGCGCGAGGTGAAGGCGCGCTTCCCGCAGATTGAAATCCTCATCTTCACCATCTTCGACGAGGAGGACAAAGTGCTGGAGGCGGTGAAGGCCGGCGCGTCCGGCTACCTCCTCAAGGGCGCCCCGGTGGACAAGATCATCGAGGCCATCAAGGAGGTCCGCGCGGGCGGCACCGTCATCCAGCCCAACCTCGCCCGCCGGCTGCTGCGCCACTTCCGCGTGGACCCGGACAGCGGCCCCGTGCCCACCGAGCCCGTGGCCGCCCCCGAGCCCCCGCCGGAGGCCCCGTCCCAGCAGGAGCCCCCGCTCAAGCCCCTGTCGGACCGCGAGCGGGAAATCCTCCAGCTCATCGCCAAGGGCGTGTCGAACAGCGAGGCGGCCCGCCTCCTCACCCTCAGCAAGGCCACCATCCGGACCCACCTGGAGCACATCTACCGGAAGCTGGAGGTGACCAACCGCGTCGAGGCCGTCACCGAGGGCATCCGCAAGGGCCTGATTTCCGTGTGA
- a CDS encoding ABC transporter permease/M1 family aminopeptidase, whose amino-acid sequence MFSALVFFELRRRVKMISTWVYAAVLASAGLLLALALGGVFKGLSASSGAERVAANSPHTLFSTIIAVALFGLLMLGAVFGQAAYQDFGHGTWMLIFTKNVKKAPYLLGRFLGAYVFSALLLLAILPGLAVGLLVAWIKDPSQITTHQTAAYLWPYVLGVWPTLFFAGALFFALAAITRRMAPVYVGVVVLVMGHSVITAAIADVQYQALGSLLDPFGFITFDTVTRYWTPAERNQDLVPLLGPMLANRLLWLAVGAALLGLAVARFSTTVEEHSGRSAAREPATPAPIALPSTRAAPTTGSWLLTAASSAWLAFRDILRSPVFWSFVVAGLTFVILGVVLSTQIFGTPTYPVTWQVLELAMGTFRPFSLITITFYAGELVWKERDAGLGDIVDATRAPTWVAYAGKLGALLLVALSLKGVVAAAALLTQVGRGFFDIDWSLYFTQLIVLDYLRDVLLCVLAFFAQVLIHQKYLAYLVMVLYFVAQAALGLLGIEDNLVRYASEPTVRYSDLNRYANFLPVVFWHRLYWYGLAMLLVLTGYLLTVRGREARWRERWATAKARRSTAWTLTAAVSLLVFVGAGAFIFYNTHVLNPYVTAKDTERETARYEKEFKSFAALPHPRIIAADVTFHIYPEELRLESLGTYRVRNKTQAPISKVLLSLPREARVRRLSLAGVDKATSHDERLGLFVYELPTPLAPGAEADLAFDLEFGTRGFTHGQQRTDIAGNGTFFNNNNLPVLGYVEDAELDEDGDRKEYGLAARPGWPDRDDPKALENNYIRTDSDFISFQATVSTSADQLAIAPGYLEKEWTEGDRRFFRYKMDQPILNFFSVLSARYEVMRDTWRDVKLEIYHHPTHTYALDRMMHGMKDALEYCSASFGPYQHRQARILEFPRYATFAQAFPNTIPYSEAIGFIARVREGEADDVDYPYYVTAHEIAHQWWAHQVVGGRAQGATMTSETMAQYSALMVMKHRYGAKKMKRFLKFELDRYLMGRAMERKKEVPLSRVENQPYIHYQKGSLVMYALQDFIGEERVNRALKRYVEKVRFRGPPYTGSSELLGFLREETPPEYQYLLEDLFETITLYDNRAVSATMRKNAQGTWDVTVKVMAKKYRSDDKGTQTELDFNDWMDVGALDEKGEALFLEKRKVPKGESEITFTVPVKPAEVGVDPLNVLIDRTGNDNVTEPTEGEPVAMGPPPTR is encoded by the coding sequence ATGTTCTCAGCCCTCGTGTTCTTCGAGCTGCGGCGCCGGGTGAAGATGATCTCCACCTGGGTCTACGCCGCGGTGCTTGCCAGCGCCGGGCTCCTGCTGGCGCTGGCCCTGGGTGGCGTATTCAAGGGCCTCTCGGCGTCCTCGGGCGCCGAGCGCGTCGCCGCCAACAGCCCCCACACCCTCTTCTCCACCATCATCGCGGTGGCCTTGTTCGGCCTGCTCATGCTGGGCGCCGTCTTCGGTCAGGCCGCGTACCAGGACTTCGGCCACGGCACGTGGATGCTCATCTTCACGAAGAACGTGAAGAAGGCGCCGTACCTCCTCGGCCGGTTCCTGGGTGCCTACGTCTTCAGCGCGCTGCTGCTGCTGGCCATCCTCCCCGGCCTCGCGGTTGGCTTGCTGGTGGCGTGGATCAAGGATCCGTCCCAGATCACCACGCACCAGACGGCCGCGTACCTGTGGCCCTACGTCCTGGGGGTGTGGCCCACGCTCTTCTTCGCAGGCGCCCTCTTCTTCGCGCTGGCCGCCATCACCCGGCGCATGGCCCCGGTGTACGTGGGCGTCGTCGTCCTGGTGATGGGCCATAGCGTCATCACCGCCGCCATCGCGGACGTGCAGTACCAGGCCCTGGGCTCGCTGCTGGACCCGTTCGGCTTCATCACCTTCGACACCGTGACGCGGTACTGGACGCCCGCCGAGCGCAACCAGGACCTGGTGCCCCTGCTCGGGCCGATGCTCGCCAACCGCCTGCTCTGGCTCGCGGTCGGCGCCGCGCTGCTGGGGCTGGCCGTGGCGCGCTTCAGCACCACCGTGGAAGAGCACAGCGGCCGGAGCGCCGCTCGCGAGCCGGCCACTCCGGCGCCCATCGCCCTGCCCTCCACCCGTGCCGCGCCCACGACGGGAAGCTGGCTGCTCACCGCCGCGTCCTCCGCGTGGCTGGCGTTCCGCGACATCCTCCGCTCGCCGGTGTTCTGGTCCTTCGTCGTGGCAGGGCTCACCTTCGTCATCCTGGGAGTGGTCCTCTCCACCCAGATCTTCGGCACGCCGACGTACCCCGTCACCTGGCAGGTGCTGGAGCTGGCGATGGGCACCTTCCGCCCCTTCTCCCTCATCACCATCACCTTCTACGCGGGGGAGCTGGTGTGGAAGGAGCGCGACGCGGGGCTCGGCGACATCGTGGACGCCACGCGCGCCCCGACGTGGGTGGCCTACGCCGGCAAGCTGGGGGCGCTGCTGCTGGTCGCGCTCTCGCTCAAGGGGGTGGTGGCCGCCGCCGCGCTCCTGACGCAGGTGGGCCGCGGCTTCTTCGACATCGACTGGAGCCTCTACTTCACCCAGCTCATCGTCCTGGACTACCTGCGCGACGTGCTGCTGTGCGTGCTCGCGTTCTTCGCCCAGGTGCTCATCCACCAGAAGTACCTCGCGTACCTGGTGATGGTGCTCTACTTCGTGGCCCAGGCCGCGCTGGGCCTGCTGGGCATCGAGGACAACCTCGTCCGCTACGCCTCCGAGCCCACGGTGCGGTACTCGGACCTGAACCGCTACGCCAACTTCCTGCCGGTGGTCTTCTGGCACCGGCTGTACTGGTACGGGCTGGCGATGCTGCTCGTCCTCACGGGCTACCTGCTCACCGTGCGCGGACGCGAGGCCCGCTGGCGGGAGCGATGGGCCACGGCGAAGGCCCGGCGCTCCACGGCGTGGACGCTGACCGCCGCGGTGTCGCTGCTCGTCTTCGTGGGGGCCGGGGCGTTCATCTTCTACAACACCCATGTCCTCAACCCGTACGTCACGGCGAAGGACACGGAGCGCGAGACGGCCCGCTACGAGAAGGAGTTCAAGTCCTTCGCGGCGCTCCCCCACCCGCGCATCATCGCCGCGGACGTCACCTTCCACATCTACCCGGAGGAGCTGCGGCTGGAGTCGCTCGGCACCTACCGCGTGCGCAACAAGACGCAGGCGCCCATCTCCAAGGTGCTCCTCAGCCTCCCGAGGGAGGCGCGGGTGCGGAGGCTGTCCCTCGCCGGTGTGGACAAGGCCACGTCCCATGACGAGCGGCTGGGCCTCTTCGTCTACGAGCTGCCCACGCCCCTGGCTCCCGGCGCCGAGGCCGACCTCGCCTTCGACCTGGAGTTCGGCACGCGCGGCTTCACGCATGGCCAGCAGCGCACGGACATCGCCGGCAACGGCACGTTCTTCAACAACAACAACCTGCCGGTGCTCGGCTACGTGGAGGACGCGGAGCTGGACGAGGACGGAGACCGCAAGGAGTACGGCCTCGCTGCCAGGCCGGGCTGGCCGGACCGCGATGACCCGAAGGCGCTGGAGAACAACTACATCCGCACGGACTCGGACTTCATCTCCTTCCAGGCCACGGTGAGCACGTCCGCGGATCAGCTTGCCATTGCTCCGGGCTACCTGGAGAAGGAGTGGACCGAGGGTGACCGGCGCTTCTTCCGCTACAAGATGGACCAGCCCATCCTCAACTTCTTCTCCGTGCTGTCCGCGCGCTACGAGGTGATGCGCGACACGTGGCGGGACGTGAAGCTGGAGATCTACCACCACCCCACGCACACCTACGCGCTGGACCGGATGATGCACGGCATGAAGGACGCGCTGGAGTACTGCAGCGCGAGCTTCGGGCCCTACCAGCACCGGCAGGCGCGCATCCTCGAGTTTCCCCGGTACGCGACGTTCGCCCAGGCCTTCCCCAACACCATCCCCTACTCGGAGGCCATCGGCTTCATCGCCCGGGTGCGCGAGGGCGAGGCCGACGACGTGGACTACCCGTACTACGTCACCGCGCACGAAATCGCCCACCAGTGGTGGGCCCACCAGGTGGTCGGCGGCCGCGCGCAGGGCGCCACCATGACGTCCGAGACGATGGCGCAGTACTCGGCGCTGATGGTGATGAAGCACCGGTACGGGGCGAAGAAGATGAAGCGCTTCCTCAAGTTCGAGCTCGACCGCTACCTCATGGGCCGCGCCATGGAGCGGAAGAAGGAGGTGCCCCTGTCACGCGTGGAGAACCAGCCCTACATCCACTACCAGAAGGGCAGCCTCGTCATGTACGCGCTGCAGGACTTCATCGGCGAGGAGCGCGTCAACCGCGCCCTCAAGCGCTACGTGGAGAAGGTGCGCTTCCGGGGTCCGCCGTACACGGGCTCCAGCGAGCTGCTCGGCTTCCTCCGCGAGGAGACGCCCCCGGAGTACCAGTACCTCCTCGAGGACCTCTTCGAGACCATCACCCTCTACGACAACCGCGCCGTGTCCGCGACAATGCGGAAGAACGCCCAGGGGACATGGGACGTCACCGTCAAGGTGATGGCGAAGAAGTACCGGAGCGACGACAAGGGCACCCAGACGGAGCTCGACTTCAACGACTGGATGGACGTGGGCGCGCTCGACGAGAAGGGCGAGGCCCTCTTCCTGGAGAAGCGCAAGGTGCCCAAGGGCGAGTCGGAGATTACGTTCACCGTCCCCGTGAAGCCCGCGGAGGTGGGAGTCGATCCGCTCAACGTGCTCATCGACCGCACGGGCAACGACAACGTGACGGAGCCCACCGAGGGAGAGCCGGTGGCGATGGGCCCGCCTCCCACGCGCTGA
- a CDS encoding DUF2378 family protein, whose translation MSTEVTVQSTLFESLVRYTKPGTKLRADFLAAGYDVDKPRATYPASVYLACQEAAVCHLFPDRERKESLRELGREMVRAYFDTLVGRVVGMALKMAGPERAMKRVALSFSSVVSPVDIQTEQLAPADWRVRFRGYPFPADAAAGTCEGALRQAGATAPRVEVERQESPNGFDLRIRW comes from the coding sequence ATGTCGACCGAGGTCACCGTCCAGTCCACGTTGTTCGAGTCCCTCGTCCGCTACACGAAGCCCGGCACGAAGCTGCGCGCCGACTTCCTGGCGGCGGGGTACGACGTGGACAAGCCTCGCGCCACCTATCCGGCCTCCGTGTACCTCGCCTGCCAGGAGGCGGCGGTGTGTCACCTCTTCCCGGACCGCGAGCGCAAGGAATCGCTGCGGGAGCTGGGCCGGGAGATGGTGCGCGCCTACTTCGACACGCTCGTGGGGCGCGTGGTGGGCATGGCCCTGAAGATGGCCGGCCCCGAGCGGGCGATGAAGCGCGTGGCGCTGAGCTTCAGCTCGGTGGTCTCTCCCGTGGACATCCAGACCGAGCAGCTGGCCCCCGCCGACTGGCGCGTGCGGTTTCGCGGCTACCCCTTCCCGGCGGATGCCGCCGCGGGCACGTGCGAGGGCGCCCTGCGGCAGGCCGGCGCCACCGCGCCCCGCGTGGAAGTGGAGCGCCAAGAGTCGCCCAACGGCTTCGACCTGCGCATCCGCTGGTGA
- a CDS encoding sensor histidine kinase, whose protein sequence is MNTHPALGEETPANDLRARVREVLERRKLTDSVSAEQATASWEQDRFVARARALFYARMMFLTLGLLILAVPAWSGYFGLTGPFAFVGYFTMLLYSVANLLVIDHPKAGRWVTYTTLCLDLTIMVVLIAKPVVGGGLQSPLLATQLLFTTLFSILYPKPLAILPPLLALPITTRLDLLLNRSVTAVELLTLLWYLALNFIIVYVLVYLNEREATAHREVVSLQGDLKELAVVEERNRLAREIHDGLGASLSSMIIQAEYILNLTREDGLRSEIRELKLTAEESIEELRRNLRMMREDFELDQGLEDYAKTFRERTGLDIRFERTGLQRKLSPDAQLALFRILQESLSNAVKHAEAKTVNVRLDFSEDRVHLIVRDDGKGFDPARTPRGHYGLLNMRERAMKLGGQLIVDSAPGAGAQVAFSLPCTPS, encoded by the coding sequence ATGAACACCCATCCCGCTCTGGGCGAGGAGACACCCGCCAATGACCTGCGCGCCCGCGTGCGGGAGGTGCTGGAACGCCGCAAGCTGACGGACAGCGTGTCCGCCGAGCAGGCCACCGCCTCCTGGGAACAGGACCGCTTCGTGGCCCGCGCCCGCGCGCTCTTCTACGCGCGGATGATGTTCCTCACCCTGGGCCTGCTCATCCTCGCCGTGCCCGCGTGGAGCGGCTACTTCGGCCTCACCGGCCCGTTCGCCTTCGTGGGCTACTTCACGATGCTGCTCTACAGCGTCGCGAACCTGCTGGTCATCGACCACCCGAAGGCCGGCCGCTGGGTGACGTACACCACGCTCTGCCTCGACCTGACCATCATGGTCGTGCTCATCGCCAAGCCCGTGGTGGGCGGCGGTCTGCAGAGCCCGCTGCTGGCCACCCAGCTGCTCTTCACCACGCTGTTCTCCATCCTCTACCCCAAGCCGCTGGCCATCCTCCCGCCGCTGCTGGCGCTGCCGATTACGACGCGCCTCGACTTGCTCCTCAACCGCTCGGTGACGGCGGTGGAGCTGCTGACGCTGCTCTGGTACCTCGCGCTCAACTTCATCATCGTCTACGTGCTGGTGTACCTGAACGAGCGCGAGGCCACCGCCCACCGCGAGGTGGTGTCCCTCCAGGGCGACCTGAAGGAGCTGGCGGTGGTGGAGGAGCGCAACCGGCTGGCGCGCGAGATCCACGATGGCCTGGGCGCGTCGCTCTCGTCGATGATCATCCAGGCCGAGTACATCCTGAACCTCACGCGTGAGGACGGCCTGCGCTCGGAGATCCGCGAGCTGAAGCTCACCGCGGAGGAGTCCATCGAAGAGCTGCGCCGCAACCTGCGGATGATGCGCGAGGACTTCGAGCTGGATCAGGGCCTGGAGGACTACGCGAAGACGTTCCGCGAGCGCACCGGCCTGGACATCCGCTTCGAGCGCACCGGCCTGCAGCGCAAGCTGTCCCCGGACGCGCAGCTGGCGCTGTTCCGCATCCTCCAGGAGTCGCTGTCCAACGCGGTGAAACACGCGGAGGCCAAGACCGTGAATGTGCGGCTCGACTTCAGCGAGGACCGCGTGCACCTCATCGTCCGCGACGACGGCAAGGGCTTCGACCCGGCCCGTACGCCGCGCGGCCACTACGGCCTGCTGAACATGCGCGAGCGCGCCATGAAGCTCGGCGGCCAGCTCATCGTGGACTCGGCGCCGGGCGCTGGAGCCCAGGTGGCCTTCTCCCTTCCCTGCACGCCCTCATGA
- a CDS encoding VOC family protein, with the protein MATSGAFVSYDLRTTDVDGAQAFYVGLMGWQVQRSGDSRVLCAGEQRVGELMALPERARAQGAPAHWLGHIGVDDVEASARRFVALGGQVLGPVQQPAPGQRVAVIRDAQGAVFAMSSGRSGVGLGAVGWHELNTTDREHAASCYSELFGWRMTGTLELGPEVGTYQLFTWECAGRDVGGLVNTARLPSIHTHWLFYLTVADLEASVEKVRALGGRVLNGPMQVPGGDRVAQCEDAQGAAFALHQSTRRS; encoded by the coding sequence ATGGCGACTTCCGGCGCGTTCGTTTCGTATGACTTGAGGACCACGGACGTGGATGGGGCCCAGGCGTTCTACGTGGGCCTCATGGGCTGGCAGGTGCAACGCTCGGGAGACTCCCGGGTGTTGTGCGCGGGTGAGCAGCGCGTGGGCGAGCTCATGGCCCTTCCCGAGCGGGCGCGGGCCCAGGGCGCTCCGGCGCACTGGCTCGGCCACATCGGGGTGGACGACGTCGAGGCTTCGGCGCGGCGCTTCGTGGCGCTCGGTGGCCAGGTGCTGGGCCCCGTGCAGCAGCCCGCGCCGGGCCAGCGCGTCGCCGTGATTCGTGACGCGCAGGGCGCGGTCTTCGCGATGAGCTCCGGAAGGTCTGGCGTGGGACTCGGTGCTGTCGGCTGGCACGAACTCAACACGACCGACCGTGAGCACGCGGCGTCCTGCTACTCGGAGCTTTTCGGCTGGCGGATGACCGGGACGCTGGAGCTGGGGCCCGAGGTGGGCACGTACCAGTTGTTCACCTGGGAATGCGCCGGGCGGGACGTGGGCGGCCTGGTCAATACGGCGCGCCTTCCGTCCATCCACACCCACTGGCTCTTCTACCTGACGGTGGCTGACCTCGAGGCCTCGGTCGAGAAGGTGCGGGCGCTCGGTGGCCGGGTGCTGAACGGGCCGATGCAGGTCCCCGGCGGAGACCGCGTCGCCCAGTGCGAGGACGCGCAGGGCGCTGCCTTCGCCCTGCATCAGTCCACCCGAAGGTCCTGA
- a CDS encoding glycoside hydrolase 5 family protein → MASHFRSTSAVLALTLSACGEGEPVMLEAVAADCVGGPAQQLDRLPSGSMVLNAYFLQEEATRDVRRGLPESPVVEEVLAKAAALGVRAVRTNGHNDAVDKVGDSAIQVAPLQYDEAAFIGLDRVLARARVHGVRLVLTLGNYWDAYGGARQYVEWAGLPGAVEGDSRFFTEPSVVAHYKAHVVGVLNRVNTVDGIRYGDHPAVLAWELLNEPRGRGLDREGVKLRAWIDDVAREVKAHAPGHLVGTGEEGFEPSPEGYDAAFWAVVGTTMLRTPGSSFARNTASPFIDFASVHFYPEAWGLDGPGTALAGAKWIMEHAAIARSLGKPLFVGELGLRNEGDMDLSQRRALYRGWLECMREEGVGGGALWMFANDARPDAWDSHTFYFRDGTTPDDPANRYADLVIEAAAEAR, encoded by the coding sequence ATGGCCTCCCATTTCCGGAGCACCTCTGCGGTGCTGGCTCTGACGCTCAGTGCGTGTGGCGAGGGCGAGCCGGTGATGCTGGAGGCGGTGGCGGCCGACTGCGTGGGAGGCCCGGCGCAGCAGTTGGACCGGCTGCCTTCGGGCAGCATGGTGCTCAACGCGTACTTCCTCCAGGAAGAGGCCACGCGCGACGTGCGGCGCGGCCTGCCGGAGTCTCCCGTCGTGGAGGAGGTGCTGGCCAAGGCGGCGGCGCTGGGCGTGCGCGCGGTGCGGACCAACGGCCACAACGACGCGGTGGACAAGGTGGGGGACAGCGCCATCCAGGTGGCACCGCTCCAGTACGACGAGGCGGCATTCATCGGGTTGGACCGGGTGCTCGCGCGGGCGCGGGTGCACGGGGTGCGGCTGGTGCTCACGCTGGGGAACTACTGGGACGCGTACGGCGGCGCGCGGCAGTACGTGGAGTGGGCGGGGCTGCCCGGGGCGGTGGAGGGGGACTCGCGCTTCTTCACGGAGCCGTCGGTGGTGGCGCACTACAAGGCGCACGTGGTGGGGGTGTTGAACCGGGTGAACACGGTGGACGGCATCCGCTACGGAGACCACCCGGCGGTGCTCGCGTGGGAATTGCTCAACGAGCCGCGCGGGCGGGGGTTGGACAGGGAGGGCGTGAAGCTGCGTGCGTGGATTGACGACGTGGCGCGGGAGGTGAAGGCGCACGCGCCCGGGCACCTGGTGGGCACGGGGGAGGAGGGCTTCGAGCCGTCTCCAGAGGGCTACGACGCGGCGTTCTGGGCGGTGGTGGGCACGACGATGCTGCGGACACCGGGCTCGAGCTTCGCGCGGAACACGGCGTCACCGTTCATCGACTTCGCGTCGGTGCACTTCTACCCAGAGGCATGGGGGCTGGACGGACCGGGGACCGCGCTGGCGGGGGCGAAGTGGATCATGGAGCACGCCGCGATTGCGCGGAGCCTGGGCAAGCCGCTGTTCGTCGGGGAGCTCGGGCTGCGCAACGAGGGCGACATGGACCTGTCGCAGCGCCGCGCGCTGTATCGCGGCTGGCTGGAGTGCATGCGCGAGGAGGGCGTGGGCGGCGGGGCGCTGTGGATGTTCGCCAATGACGCGCGGCCCGACGCGTGGGACTCGCACACGTTCTACTTCCGCGACGGCACCACTCCGGATGACCCGGCGAATCGGTACGCGGACCTCGTCATCGAGGCGGCAGCCGAGGCTCGGTGA
- a CDS encoding ABC transporter ATP-binding protein, translating into MELRLEGVSKTYPNGTRALQGVNLTIPRGMFGLLGPNGAGKSTLMRSIATLQDVDTGTLTFDGIDVRRDKDKLREVLGYLPQDFGVYPKVTAWDMLDHLAQLKGLAQRGPRHDAVKALLQKTNLWEHRDRRLGGFSGGMKQRFGIAQALLGNPKLLIVDEPTAGLDPAERFRFHNLLAEISTDVVVLLSTHIVSDVADLCQNMAILAQGNVVLSGHPLKLVDSLQQRVWKRFITQQEELDALMKVLEVIAVRRVAGQRLVHVYADTQPPGFEPASPDLEDVYFHALSRAQKQA; encoded by the coding sequence ATGGAGCTCAGACTGGAAGGCGTGTCGAAGACCTACCCCAACGGCACCCGCGCGTTGCAGGGTGTGAATCTCACCATTCCCCGCGGCATGTTCGGCCTGCTCGGGCCCAATGGCGCCGGCAAGTCCACGCTGATGCGCAGCATCGCCACACTGCAGGACGTGGACACGGGCACCCTGACGTTCGACGGCATCGACGTGCGCCGCGACAAGGACAAGCTGCGCGAGGTGCTCGGCTACCTGCCCCAGGACTTCGGCGTGTACCCCAAGGTGACAGCCTGGGACATGCTCGACCACCTCGCCCAGCTCAAGGGCCTGGCCCAGCGAGGCCCCCGCCATGACGCGGTGAAGGCCCTCCTCCAGAAGACCAACCTCTGGGAGCACCGCGACAGGCGGCTCGGCGGCTTCTCCGGCGGCATGAAGCAACGCTTCGGCATCGCCCAGGCGCTGCTCGGCAACCCCAAGCTGCTCATCGTCGACGAGCCCACCGCCGGCCTCGACCCCGCCGAGCGCTTCCGCTTCCACAACCTGCTCGCCGAAATCAGCACCGACGTCGTCGTGCTGCTGTCCACGCACATCGTCTCGGACGTCGCGGACCTCTGCCAGAACATGGCCATCCTCGCCCAGGGCAACGTCGTCCTCAGCGGGCACCCGCTGAAGCTCGTGGACTCGCTCCAGCAGCGCGTGTGGAAGCGCTTCATCACCCAGCAGGAGGAGCTGGACGCGCTGATGAAGGTGCTGGAGGTCATCGCCGTGCGCCGCGTGGCCGGCCAGCGGCTCGTCCACGTCTACGCGGACACCCAGCCTCCGGGCTTCGAACCCGCGAGCCCCGACCTGGAGGACGTCTACTTCCACGCCCTCTCCCGCGCTCAGAAGCAGGCCTGA